Proteins from a genomic interval of Phycisphaerae bacterium RAS1:
- the pknB_16 gene encoding Serine/threonine-protein kinase PknB produces MSAPEPMDAKAARSPDDRIVDVLAELAARRLKGESVSDARILAEYAALSQQLAPHLEDLRWVEHARADARRPSRPGGTTLAASESMSVPVRVAPHPDSFPGYQIVGEIHRGGQGVVYQAVQLATKRSVAIKVMREGPLAGSRDRARFEREVHILGQLRHPNIVTIHDSGEADGNSFFVMDFIAGQPLDVYMASGERSIEQTLRLLAKICDAVAAAHLCGIIHRDLKPSNIRIDAAGEPHVLDFGLAKVASSDETAHASVRTVTGQFVGSMPWASPEQIVADPDQLDVRTDVYSLGVIAYQMLTGRFPYEVVGPLALVMENIREAEPVRPREIRRLIDDEVETIVLKCLRKEREHRYQGAAELARDVYRYLAGEPIEAKRQSAWYVLKKSLRRQRLKLIMAGAAAVAVLATAVFYSFRLAGERSARLAAQERAILESSNRVRDRERLTSVLARIATGERLDESHVRSAREFLPQFGERLRAGELDEAAVADLTRLLTVVQCRGRRITGVGIDPVLSLEVRTRPNFWIPGIGIVVSTEMTLDGRTVVDEDNRVMELYSQGESSYAAVWPVRGDDVCRVRGAHELGGQVRVRLCERGTDPSRTAVGRSIGKLLDGTLDTGRVYGECTLPIPAHMFTVTEGLREFPIEIRDDGLAQATADKIEFTSLRWVPASRAETEHWELWAVFQEQFAYLAFDLEMRDAREVLLGSASLVVDPGGRVAARPRGSQGYAAGGLGESAAASSAQREYAIRIARAAETECDERGVPTVVDPVSITLRASRRAALSVPEVDSYLSFSLTKSLLLRP; encoded by the coding sequence ATGTCTGCACCCGAGCCGATGGACGCCAAGGCCGCCCGGTCGCCCGACGATCGCATCGTCGATGTCCTCGCCGAGCTTGCCGCCCGCCGGCTGAAGGGTGAGTCCGTTTCCGACGCCCGAATTCTGGCCGAATACGCCGCCCTCTCGCAGCAGCTCGCGCCGCATCTCGAAGACCTGCGCTGGGTCGAGCATGCCCGCGCCGACGCCCGCCGCCCCTCGCGGCCCGGCGGCACGACGCTCGCCGCATCCGAATCGATGAGCGTTCCCGTCCGGGTCGCGCCTCATCCCGACTCCTTCCCCGGCTATCAGATCGTTGGGGAGATTCACCGCGGCGGGCAGGGCGTTGTGTACCAGGCTGTGCAGCTCGCGACCAAGCGCAGCGTCGCCATCAAAGTGATGCGCGAAGGCCCGCTGGCCGGGTCGCGCGACCGGGCGCGGTTTGAGCGCGAGGTGCACATTCTCGGCCAGCTCCGCCACCCCAACATCGTCACCATTCACGACAGCGGCGAAGCGGACGGCAACTCGTTCTTCGTCATGGATTTCATCGCCGGCCAGCCGCTCGATGTGTACATGGCGAGCGGCGAGCGAAGCATCGAGCAGACGCTGCGGCTGCTGGCGAAAATCTGCGACGCCGTCGCCGCCGCGCACCTGTGCGGCATCATTCATCGCGACCTGAAGCCCAGCAACATACGCATCGACGCGGCCGGCGAGCCGCACGTGCTGGATTTCGGCCTGGCGAAGGTGGCCAGCAGCGACGAGACGGCGCACGCCAGCGTTCGCACCGTGACGGGGCAATTCGTCGGCTCGATGCCCTGGGCCAGCCCGGAGCAGATTGTCGCCGACCCGGATCAGCTCGACGTGCGGACCGACGTGTATTCGCTCGGCGTGATCGCCTACCAGATGCTCACCGGCCGGTTTCCGTATGAAGTCGTCGGGCCGTTGGCGCTGGTGATGGAGAACATCCGCGAGGCCGAGCCGGTGCGGCCGCGTGAAATCCGCCGCCTGATCGACGACGAAGTCGAGACGATCGTCCTGAAGTGCCTGCGCAAGGAGCGCGAGCATCGCTACCAGGGCGCCGCCGAGCTGGCCCGCGACGTGTATCGCTACCTGGCCGGCGAGCCGATCGAGGCCAAAAGGCAAAGCGCCTGGTACGTGCTCAAGAAGTCGCTGCGCCGCCAGCGACTGAAGCTCATCATGGCCGGCGCCGCCGCCGTCGCCGTGCTTGCGACCGCCGTCTTCTACTCCTTCCGGCTCGCCGGCGAGCGCAGCGCCCGGCTGGCCGCACAGGAGCGCGCCATCCTCGAAAGCTCGAATCGCGTGCGCGACCGCGAGCGGCTCACGTCGGTCCTGGCGCGCATCGCCACCGGCGAGCGGCTGGACGAATCGCACGTCCGATCCGCGCGCGAATTTCTACCGCAATTCGGCGAGCGGCTGCGGGCCGGCGAGCTGGACGAGGCCGCCGTGGCCGACTTGACCCGCCTCCTGACGGTGGTGCAATGCCGCGGGCGGCGCATCACGGGCGTGGGGATCGACCCGGTTCTTTCGCTCGAAGTCCGCACGCGGCCGAATTTCTGGATTCCGGGCATTGGCATTGTCGTTTCAACCGAGATGACGCTGGATGGGCGCACCGTCGTCGACGAAGACAATCGCGTCATGGAGCTCTACTCGCAAGGCGAATCGTCGTACGCCGCCGTCTGGCCGGTCCGCGGCGATGACGTCTGCCGCGTCCGCGGAGCGCATGAACTGGGCGGCCAGGTGCGCGTGCGGCTCTGCGAGCGCGGCACCGATCCGAGCCGCACGGCGGTCGGACGGAGCATCGGCAAGTTGCTCGACGGCACGCTCGACACCGGGCGCGTCTACGGCGAATGCACGCTCCCGATTCCGGCGCACATGTTCACCGTCACCGAGGGGCTGCGCGAGTTCCCCATTGAAATCCGGGACGACGGACTGGCCCAGGCGACCGCCGACAAGATCGAATTCACCAGCCTGCGCTGGGTGCCGGCGTCGCGCGCCGAGACCGAGCACTGGGAGCTCTGGGCCGTCTTTCAGGAGCAGTTCGCCTATCTGGCGTTCGACCTCGAAATGCGCGATGCGCGCGAAGTGCTGCTCGGGTCTGCGTCGCTGGTGGTCGATCCGGGCGGAAGGGTCGCCGCCCGGCCGCGCGGTTCGCAGGGATACGCGGCGGGAGGGCTCGGCGAGTCCGCCGCGGCGTCCTCGGCTCAGCGCGAATACGCGATCCGCATCGCCCGCGCCGCCGAAACGGAATGCGACGAGCGCGGCGTTCCGACGGTTGTCGATCCGGTGTCGATAACGTTGCGGGCCTCGCGCCGCGCGGCGCTCTCGGTGCCGGAGGTCGATTCCTATCTGTCGTTTTCACTGACCAAGAGCCTTCTTCTGCGCCCCTGA
- a CDS encoding Laccase domain protein, giving the protein MHFFQVQSRRYARFARLKDAPGLVHAFATRPMDVSVRIDARAAERRAAREQMARDLGLDPTRLHHTVQVHEPRLALVDASTPAGALADCDGLLTTLPGAALMTFSADCPLVLIYDPQARALGMMHSSWRCTVAHSTRLLVEKMQAAFGSRPAAMFAGVGPSAGPLMYVVQDDVYQAAGTLPDRERLFPRRAGRLYFDLWEANRRQLIDAGVEPRNIEVAGYCTMTHPDVFFSYRREGAGCGHFGLMAALRD; this is encoded by the coding sequence ATGCACTTCTTTCAGGTTCAGTCGCGCCGCTACGCCCGGTTCGCGCGGCTGAAGGACGCGCCCGGGCTGGTGCACGCCTTCGCGACGCGGCCGATGGATGTTTCCGTCCGCATTGACGCGCGCGCCGCCGAGCGCCGCGCCGCGCGAGAGCAGATGGCCCGCGACCTCGGGCTGGACCCGACGAGGCTCCATCACACCGTTCAAGTTCACGAGCCACGGCTGGCGCTGGTGGATGCCTCCACGCCGGCCGGGGCGTTGGCGGACTGCGACGGATTGCTGACGACGCTGCCGGGGGCGGCGCTGATGACGTTCTCGGCGGACTGCCCGCTGGTGCTGATCTACGACCCGCAAGCGCGGGCGCTGGGAATGATGCATTCGAGTTGGCGCTGCACCGTGGCACATTCGACCCGGCTGCTCGTGGAAAAGATGCAGGCCGCGTTCGGCTCGCGGCCGGCGGCGATGTTCGCGGGCGTCGGGCCCAGCGCCGGGCCGTTGATGTATGTAGTGCAGGATGATGTGTACCAGGCAGCGGGGACGCTTCCGGATCGCGAGCGGCTCTTTCCGCGCCGCGCCGGCCGCCTATACTTCGACCTGTGGGAAGCGAATCGACGCCAGCTCATCGACGCCGGCGTCGAGCCGCGCAATATCGAAGTCGCCGGTTACTGCACCATGACGCACCCGGACGTGTTCTTCTCCTATCGGCGTGAGGGGGCCGGCTGCGGCCACTTCGGGCTGATGGCAGCGCTGCGCGATTGA
- the neoA gene encoding 2-deoxy-scyllo-inosamine dehydrogenase, which produces MLALTVDEREPDRPRLRRDYPEPQPAPHEATLRVRLAGICSTDLELVRGYMGFCGVPGHEFVATVETGPPELVGRRVVAEINCVCRHCDMCRAALPTHCRRRTVVGISGRDGAFAERLVVPIENCHLVPDSVPDEQAVFVEPLAAALHVLREVALDAATRVTVLGPGRLGQLVARVMALTPARLTVVGRSERGLELCRTHGIHAVRADSAAPLANQDVVIDCSGSPDGLVLALRLVRPRGTIILKSTYAEPQPIDLAPLVIHEIRVVGSRCGPFDQALRLLEEKRVDPTDLISATFPLERAPEAFDAARDPQNMKIFIRPSGS; this is translated from the coding sequence ATGCTCGCGCTGACGGTGGATGAACGCGAACCCGACCGCCCTCGGCTCCGCCGCGATTATCCTGAGCCGCAACCCGCGCCCCACGAAGCGACGCTCCGCGTGCGACTCGCCGGCATTTGCTCCACCGATCTCGAACTTGTCCGTGGATACATGGGGTTTTGCGGCGTCCCGGGACACGAATTCGTCGCGACCGTCGAAACCGGCCCGCCGGAGCTGGTCGGCCGCCGCGTCGTGGCGGAGATCAACTGCGTCTGCCGCCACTGTGACATGTGCCGGGCCGCATTGCCGACGCACTGCCGGCGGCGAACGGTCGTGGGCATTTCCGGCCGCGACGGCGCCTTCGCCGAGCGGCTGGTTGTCCCGATCGAGAACTGTCACCTGGTGCCGGACTCGGTGCCGGACGAACAGGCCGTCTTCGTCGAGCCGTTGGCCGCGGCCCTGCACGTTCTGCGCGAGGTCGCGCTCGATGCCGCCACGCGCGTGACCGTGCTCGGCCCGGGCCGCCTGGGCCAGCTCGTCGCGCGCGTGATGGCGCTCACGCCGGCCCGGCTGACGGTCGTCGGCCGCAGCGAGCGCGGCCTCGAGTTGTGCCGAACGCACGGAATTCACGCGGTGCGGGCAGATTCGGCGGCGCCGCTTGCGAATCAGGATGTGGTGATCGACTGCAGCGGCTCGCCGGACGGCCTGGTTCTGGCGCTGCGGCTCGTCCGCCCGCGCGGCACGATCATCCTGAAAAGCACCTACGCGGAGCCGCAGCCGATCGATTTGGCGCCGCTGGTGATCCACGAAATTCGCGTCGTCGGCAGCCGCTGCGGACCGTTTGACCAGGCCCTGAGACTGCTGGAAGAGAAACGCGTCGACCCGACCGACCTGATCAGCGCGACGTTTCCGCTGGAGCGCGCTCCGGAAGCCTTCGATGCCGCGCGCGACCCGCAGAACATGAAAATCTTCATCCGGCCGTCGGGTTCGTGA
- the dapF gene encoding Diaminopimelate epimerase — MPLNFTKMHGLGNDYVYISTFDQTVPDARKLAKAVSDRHRGIGSDGLILVAPPEGGDAHCRMEMYNADGSRSQMCGNGIRCVAKFAYERGLARRSPMRVATDAGVLTLDLTLDAAGKVEQVRVDMGEPVLDPKKIPVALGGERIVGTMMPLMDQMLALTAVSMGNPHAVFFTDDIRRVPLQTWGPQLERHPLFPQRINAHFVQVVKKDFVKMITWERGSGATQACGTGASAVCVAGVLNRKTDRTITAQLPGGNLKLEWDEASNHVFMTGPATEVFNGVWPA, encoded by the coding sequence ATGCCGCTGAATTTCACCAAAATGCACGGCCTCGGCAACGACTATGTCTACATCAGCACGTTCGATCAGACCGTCCCCGACGCGCGCAAGCTCGCCAAGGCCGTCAGCGACCGGCACCGCGGCATCGGCAGCGACGGGCTGATTCTCGTCGCCCCGCCGGAGGGCGGCGACGCGCACTGCCGCATGGAGATGTACAACGCGGACGGGTCGCGCTCGCAGATGTGCGGCAACGGCATCCGCTGCGTGGCGAAGTTCGCTTATGAGCGCGGGCTGGCGCGGCGCAGCCCGATGCGCGTCGCCACGGACGCGGGCGTGCTGACGCTCGATCTGACGCTGGATGCGGCCGGGAAGGTGGAGCAGGTGCGCGTGGACATGGGCGAGCCGGTGCTTGATCCGAAGAAGATCCCGGTGGCTTTGGGCGGAGAGCGGATCGTCGGCACGATGATGCCGCTGATGGACCAGATGCTGGCGCTCACGGCGGTGTCGATGGGCAACCCGCACGCGGTTTTCTTCACGGACGACATCCGCCGCGTGCCGCTTCAGACCTGGGGGCCGCAGCTTGAGCGGCACCCTCTTTTTCCGCAGCGCATCAACGCCCATTTCGTTCAGGTCGTGAAGAAGGACTTCGTGAAGATGATCACCTGGGAGCGCGGCAGCGGGGCGACGCAGGCCTGCGGGACGGGCGCGTCGGCCGTCTGCGTCGCGGGAGTGCTCAATCGCAAGACCGACCGGACGATCACCGCCCAGCTTCCGGGCGGAAACCTGAAGCTCGAGTGGGACGAGGCGAGCAATCACGTCTTCATGACCGGGCCGGCGACGGAAGTCTTCAACGGTGTCTGGCCGGCGTAA
- the pknB_17 gene encoding Serine/threonine-protein kinase PknB gives MNAEQFQKIEQVFQQARLRPAEQREAFVAQAFGDDAPARQRVMRMLRHDAQPLATLDAPLATAARLLEEESLREATSAAAMPQRIGAYRILKVLGEGGFGIVYLAEQESPRRTVALKVLRRAAATPELMRRFEYEAHVLGRLQHPGIAQIFEAGVAEIPLDPLRRVPIGGSTILTRTAALDAPGEAPRAQTPLLRLPFYAMEYIRGSNLLAYADAPGPGRTPLGLAERLELLARVCDALQHAHRHGVIHRDLKPENILVADEPEAQPGEGSAPEEGAAALSSALRVLQHATPKVLDFGVARPLSDGEQSATFQTLAGQLIGTPSYMSPEQVRGDWRQVDTRSDVYALGVILYQLLTNRLPYEVTGRTIPEIIKAITEREPAPLRSTARGSTIGRLDGDIEAIVSRALAKDVSRRYQSAADLAADLRRYLAGEPLEAKRDSALHILKKNLRRYRGALTATAAFVLLLTAFAVWASWQAGVNHDLAEMARRSERLALLARDDARANAERLATELSYTNIERGRLLGLTGNPYDAEKLLWGACLERPASVAANWALRELYMRYPIMAALPTGVGVVKAVALSADEQTLAVVGVDGGLEVWDTERLRLVGRAQVHQGEVRDVAASADGKWLATAGLDGLISICDQSSATPIRTMAAHPGGASSVCFSPDSSRLVSSGYDKTIRLWRVEDGALLAVVPAHTGVVHRARFSPDGRLIASASRDRTVRLWDTEGIEAIGTDAGIASARVSDACLAVLSGHVDEVWALAFSHDGRRLASAGPNQDRTVRVWDVDSGRCEAVLRVPTGAPDALTFSADDATLYAGGWFAIDLWSTAAYQHLGRVASQRCSSILYSRTRNQLVAATLSGVRLWDGRPASAMIDLGAESGRSVAFSPDGRTLATSQFDDTIVLRDMPSGRVRLTLLPLREAPPLPQRRERVRPLVFDTSGAHVAACTGRGYMHLWDAHSGDCVLTVPDAGIPAQQAIAFSPDGETWGLARTDERFSLFRGLSGVEFFDLPTPGTEALSICFSPDGEMIATATRETRIRLWTAAGAPLGSFEASGTPWAVRFSPDGKKLAVTNWMQTIEIWDVASRTRTDTLEGHTAAVWGAQFRPGDADILASHSGDGTVRLWSLSLGRNVATFDVFTGEEAVVAALSPNGRHVAAASASRVVRLWDLDFAEACVRGNREYQTARRESQGP, from the coding sequence TTGAACGCCGAGCAATTCCAGAAAATTGAGCAGGTCTTTCAGCAGGCGCGGCTGCGGCCGGCGGAGCAGCGCGAGGCGTTCGTCGCCCAGGCCTTCGGAGACGACGCACCCGCGCGGCAGCGCGTCATGCGCATGCTGCGTCACGACGCCCAGCCGCTCGCGACGCTCGACGCGCCGCTGGCCACGGCGGCGCGGCTGCTCGAGGAGGAATCGCTGCGCGAGGCGACCAGCGCCGCGGCCATGCCGCAGCGCATCGGGGCGTACCGCATCCTGAAAGTCCTGGGCGAGGGCGGATTCGGCATCGTCTACCTGGCCGAGCAGGAGAGCCCGCGGCGGACCGTCGCGCTGAAGGTGCTGCGGCGTGCGGCAGCCACGCCCGAGCTGATGCGGCGCTTTGAGTACGAGGCGCACGTGCTCGGGCGTTTGCAGCACCCCGGAATCGCCCAGATTTTCGAGGCCGGCGTCGCGGAGATTCCGCTCGACCCCTTGCGGCGCGTGCCCATCGGCGGTTCGACCATTCTGACGCGGACGGCCGCGCTGGACGCCCCCGGCGAGGCGCCCCGCGCGCAAACGCCGCTGCTGCGCCTCCCGTTTTACGCGATGGAGTACATCCGCGGCTCGAACCTGCTGGCCTACGCCGACGCGCCGGGTCCCGGCCGAACGCCGCTGGGCCTGGCCGAGCGGCTGGAGCTGCTGGCGCGCGTGTGCGACGCGCTGCAGCACGCGCATCGCCACGGCGTCATTCACCGCGACCTGAAACCAGAGAATATCCTGGTGGCGGACGAGCCCGAGGCGCAGCCGGGCGAAGGGAGTGCGCCCGAGGAGGGCGCGGCGGCTCTCTCTTCGGCGCTGCGCGTCCTGCAGCATGCGACGCCCAAAGTGCTGGACTTCGGCGTGGCGCGGCCGCTTTCGGACGGCGAGCAGAGCGCGACGTTTCAGACGCTGGCCGGGCAGCTCATCGGCACGCCCTCCTACATGAGTCCGGAGCAGGTGCGCGGCGACTGGCGCCAGGTGGACACGCGCTCGGATGTGTACGCCCTGGGGGTCATCTTGTACCAGTTGCTGACCAACCGGCTGCCGTATGAGGTGACCGGGCGGACGATCCCCGAGATCATCAAGGCCATCACCGAACGCGAGCCTGCGCCGCTGCGTTCGACCGCGCGCGGCTCCACGATCGGCCGGCTCGACGGCGATATCGAGGCGATTGTGTCCCGGGCGCTGGCCAAGGACGTCTCGCGCCGATACCAGTCCGCCGCCGACCTGGCCGCCGACCTGCGGCGCTACCTGGCGGGCGAGCCGCTGGAAGCCAAGCGCGACTCCGCTTTGCACATCCTGAAGAAGAACCTGCGCCGTTACCGGGGCGCCCTCACAGCGACGGCGGCATTTGTGCTGCTGCTGACCGCGTTCGCCGTATGGGCCTCCTGGCAGGCGGGCGTCAACCATGACTTGGCCGAAATGGCCCGGCGATCCGAGCGCCTCGCGCTTTTGGCCCGCGATGACGCGCGGGCCAACGCCGAGCGCCTGGCCACGGAGCTGAGCTACACGAACATCGAGCGCGGGCGGCTGCTGGGACTCACCGGCAACCCGTACGACGCGGAAAAGCTCCTCTGGGGCGCGTGCCTCGAACGGCCCGCGTCGGTCGCGGCGAACTGGGCGCTGCGCGAGTTGTATATGCGCTATCCGATCATGGCGGCGCTGCCGACAGGCGTCGGCGTCGTCAAGGCGGTCGCGCTCAGCGCCGACGAGCAAACTCTCGCGGTTGTGGGAGTGGACGGCGGCCTGGAAGTCTGGGACACGGAACGGCTGCGATTGGTGGGCCGTGCGCAGGTGCACCAGGGCGAAGTTCGCGACGTCGCCGCGAGCGCCGACGGCAAGTGGCTCGCCACAGCGGGGCTGGACGGGCTGATTTCGATCTGCGATCAGAGCTCCGCGACGCCGATTCGCACGATGGCGGCACACCCGGGCGGCGCCAGCTCCGTCTGCTTCAGCCCGGATTCGTCGCGGCTGGTGAGCTCCGGCTACGACAAGACCATTCGCCTGTGGCGGGTTGAAGATGGCGCCCTGCTGGCCGTCGTTCCGGCGCACACCGGCGTTGTCCACCGGGCGCGCTTCAGCCCGGACGGCCGCCTCATCGCCTCCGCCTCGCGCGACAGGACGGTCCGGCTGTGGGACACAGAAGGGATCGAGGCGATCGGAACCGACGCCGGCATCGCGTCCGCCCGCGTCAGCGACGCCTGTCTCGCCGTGCTGTCGGGACACGTCGACGAAGTGTGGGCGCTGGCGTTTTCGCACGACGGGCGGCGATTGGCGTCGGCCGGTCCGAACCAGGACCGCACGGTGCGCGTCTGGGATGTGGACAGCGGCCGGTGCGAGGCGGTGCTGCGCGTGCCGACCGGCGCTCCGGACGCGCTGACGTTTTCAGCCGACGACGCGACGCTCTACGCCGGCGGCTGGTTTGCCATCGACCTGTGGAGCACCGCCGCGTACCAGCATCTGGGGCGCGTCGCCAGCCAGCGTTGCTCGTCGATTCTCTACAGCCGCACACGCAATCAACTGGTTGCGGCGACACTCAGCGGCGTCCGCCTCTGGGACGGCCGGCCGGCGTCGGCCATGATCGACCTCGGGGCCGAGTCGGGCCGCTCGGTGGCGTTCAGCCCCGACGGTCGCACGCTGGCAACCAGCCAGTTCGACGACACGATCGTGCTGCGCGACATGCCGTCGGGCCGCGTGCGCCTGACGCTCCTGCCGCTGCGCGAAGCCCCGCCGCTGCCGCAGCGCCGCGAGCGGGTGCGACCGCTGGTATTTGACACAAGCGGCGCGCACGTGGCGGCGTGCACGGGGCGCGGATACATGCACCTCTGGGATGCGCACAGCGGCGACTGCGTTCTCACCGTCCCGGATGCCGGAATACCGGCGCAGCAGGCGATCGCCTTCAGCCCGGACGGAGAAACGTGGGGGCTGGCCCGCACCGACGAACGGTTCTCGCTCTTCCGCGGATTGAGCGGCGTCGAGTTTTTCGACCTGCCCACACCCGGGACCGAGGCGCTCTCAATCTGCTTTTCGCCGGACGGCGAGATGATCGCCACCGCGACGCGAGAAACGCGGATTCGCCTGTGGACGGCCGCCGGCGCGCCTCTGGGTAGCTTTGAGGCCTCGGGTACGCCGTGGGCCGTCCGTTTCAGCCCGGACGGGAAGAAGCTGGCTGTCACCAACTGGATGCAGACGATCGAAATCTGGGACGTGGCCAGCCGAACGCGCACCGACACGCTCGAAGGTCACACTGCCGCCGTGTGGGGCGCGCAGTTCCGTCCCGGCGACGCGGACATTCTGGCCTCGCACAGCGGCGACGGAACGGTTCGGCTGTGGAGTTTGTCCTTAGGGAGAAACGTGGCGACGTTCGATGTATTTACCGGCGAGGAAGCGGTCGTCGCGGCGCTCAGCCCCAACGGCCGGCATGTCGCCGCCGCCTCCGCCAGCCGCGTCGTCCGACTCTGGGACCTGGACTTCGCCGAGGCGTGCGTTCGCGGCAATCGTGAATACCAGACCGCTCGCCGGGAGTCGCAGGGGCCGTAA
- a CDS encoding flagellar basal body P-ring protein, translated as MVLGRLGGHFYPNPPRQAAGRHPRPKARRARTIGNPPLGAAGSEILPAPRVLQNNLATSNARPNHMFLPRKPRVWLYSAHLEEFDMRRPARLRRCVRCGAMLLLLAGCSDGTFDFGRKPADPPSPPAPRPITQDPILADTIAAQALMTSATGLRVRGFGLVEGLGTNGSGDCPPTIREYLVEFMSKEYSPTGPGSHKHNFSPDKLIDSPDTAVVEVTAVIPAGAPRGTIVDLQVQAIPGTSTRSLEGGLLLPCELRIFDASASGKGMLAGRVMARANGPIFVNPFAGASESRTGTSDPRRGFVLGGGRSIAEREVQLQLVEPSYAMARRIQDRINARFGAVPRTADATSKGFVTLHTPAVYMRRPERFLQLVTHVYLPDGDAYRDRALLNLSQRLAEPDARYDDISLAFEAIGKTAIPSLQRLYTHESEPVSFYATRAGLRLGDAVALGVMSEIALAPQHPQRLPAVRELAACNFPQAGIKLAPLLESDDQELRIAAYEALVELRHPAVHTTPFRSLLDQNQVNVVLDVVQSSGRPLIYVRRSRVPRIAVFGDATPVATPVFYSHPDDEVTLVSEEGATDLTVFARGRKSRQLSEKLRVSPRVVDLISAMADVPLKNEAGHTRGLGLPYARVVQVLKTLTDDGSIPARLLLEQPTLVELLGPTPEVDRPEAGERREAEAGADRPDKPTSRPTEAAARRE; from the coding sequence ATGGTTCTTGGCAGGCTCGGAGGGCATTTCTATCCGAACCCGCCGCGCCAAGCGGCGGGTCGACATCCCCGGCCTAAGGCCCGCCGCGCGCGTACGATCGGCAACCCGCCGCTTGGCGCGGCGGGTTCGGAAATTCTGCCCGCGCCGCGAGTTTTGCAAAATAATCTGGCCACCTCCAACGCCCGGCCCAACCATATGTTTCTCCCCCGGAAACCGCGTGTCTGGCTATACTCCGCGCACTTGGAGGAGTTCGACATGCGGCGACCGGCCCGACTGCGACGGTGCGTGCGGTGCGGGGCGATGCTCCTGCTGCTGGCGGGGTGTTCCGACGGCACGTTCGATTTTGGCCGCAAACCGGCCGACCCGCCGTCGCCGCCCGCGCCGCGGCCCATCACGCAGGATCCGATCCTCGCCGACACGATCGCCGCGCAAGCGCTGATGACCTCCGCGACCGGTCTGCGCGTGCGCGGCTTCGGACTGGTGGAAGGGCTCGGCACGAACGGCTCCGGCGACTGCCCGCCGACCATCCGCGAGTACCTGGTCGAGTTCATGTCGAAGGAGTACTCCCCCACCGGGCCCGGCTCTCACAAGCACAATTTCTCGCCTGACAAGCTGATTGACTCGCCCGATACCGCAGTGGTCGAGGTGACGGCCGTCATTCCGGCCGGCGCGCCGCGCGGCACGATCGTCGATCTTCAGGTGCAGGCGATTCCGGGCACATCCACGCGCAGCCTCGAAGGCGGCCTGCTTCTGCCGTGCGAGCTGCGCATTTTCGACGCCAGCGCCAGCGGCAAGGGCATGCTGGCCGGCCGAGTCATGGCCCGCGCCAACGGGCCGATCTTCGTCAATCCTTTCGCCGGCGCCAGCGAAAGCCGAACCGGAACGAGCGATCCACGGCGCGGGTTCGTGCTGGGCGGCGGGCGCTCGATCGCCGAGCGCGAGGTGCAGCTCCAGCTCGTCGAGCCCTCCTACGCGATGGCCCGCCGCATCCAGGACCGCATCAACGCCCGCTTCGGGGCCGTGCCCCGGACGGCGGACGCGACCAGCAAGGGCTTCGTCACGCTGCACACGCCCGCCGTCTACATGCGCCGGCCGGAGCGCTTCCTGCAACTCGTGACGCACGTCTACCTGCCCGATGGCGACGCCTATCGGGATCGCGCGCTGCTCAACCTCTCGCAGCGCCTGGCGGAGCCCGACGCGCGCTACGACGACATTTCCCTGGCGTTCGAAGCCATCGGCAAGACAGCCATCCCGTCGCTGCAGCGGCTCTACACGCACGAGAGCGAGCCGGTGAGCTTCTACGCGACGCGCGCCGGCCTGCGCCTGGGCGACGCCGTCGCGCTGGGCGTGATGAGCGAAATCGCGCTCGCGCCGCAGCATCCGCAGCGGCTGCCGGCGGTGCGCGAGCTGGCCGCCTGCAACTTCCCGCAGGCCGGGATCAAGCTCGCCCCGCTGCTCGAAAGCGATGACCAGGAGCTGCGCATCGCGGCGTATGAGGCGCTGGTCGAGCTGCGCCATCCGGCGGTGCACACGACCCCCTTCCGCAGCCTCCTGGACCAGAACCAGGTGAACGTCGTGCTGGACGTGGTGCAGTCCTCCGGGCGGCCGCTGATCTATGTCCGCCGCTCGCGCGTGCCGCGCATCGCCGTCTTTGGCGACGCCACGCCGGTGGCGACGCCCGTGTTCTACAGCCACCCGGATGACGAGGTGACGCTGGTGAGTGAGGAGGGGGCGACCGACCTGACCGTCTTCGCCCGCGGTCGCAAGAGCAGGCAGCTTTCAGAGAAGCTGCGCGTGTCGCCGCGCGTCGTGGACCTGATTTCCGCCATGGCGGATGTGCCGCTGAAGAATGAAGCGGGCCACACGCGCGGGCTGGGCCTGCCCTACGCGCGCGTCGTGCAGGTGCTTAAGACGCTGACCGACGACGGAAGCATTCCGGCGCGCTTGCTGCTGGAGCAGCCGACGCTGGTTGAGTTGCTCGGCCCGACGCCGGAAGTGGATCGCCCCGAAGCCGGCGAGCGGCGCGAGGCAGAGGCCGGCGCCGATCGGCCGGACAAGCCGACGTCGCGTCCGACCGAGGCGGCGGCGCGACGCGAGTGA